A section of the Primulina eburnea isolate SZY01 chromosome 1, ASM2296580v1, whole genome shotgun sequence genome encodes:
- the LOC140831959 gene encoding uncharacterized protein isoform X1: MAKIPVRYCVVDAFTDAAFKGNPAAVCFLEEERDEEWLQAVASEFNISETCYLTRLAESPDVPRFRLRWFTPVAEVKLCGHATLAAAHFLFVYGLVSSDVIEFSTLSGILTAKRVPDPSNLPSGNARESFLIELDFPVVSITKFDGADEVSTISKSLSGASVIEIHKTTASDDFLVELPSGDAVVEVEPLFDEIQKCAGRGIIITGRAPPGSRFDFYSRFFCPKLGVNEDPVCGSAHCALAPYWSKKLGKCDFLAYQASPRSGLIDLHLDEKNQRVLFRGKAIAVMEGSLLV; the protein is encoded by the exons ATGGCCAAGATCCCCGTCAGATACTGCGTG GTAGATGCATTTACCGACGCCGCATTCAAGGGAAACCCAGCGGCGGTTTGCTTCTTGGAAGAGGAGAGAGATGAAGAGTGGCTGCAGGCGGTGGCATCTGAGTTTAACATATCCGAGACTTGTTACTTGACTCGGCTTGCTGAATCACCCGACGTCCCCAGGTTTCGTCTTCGCTGGTTCACTCCTGTTGCTGAG GTCAAACTCTGTGGACATGCAACTTTAGCAGCAGCTCATTTTCTCTTTGTATATGGACTGGTGAGTTCTGATGTGATTGAATTTTCAACTCTTTCGGGGATATTGACAGCCAAAAGAGTGCCGGATCCATCCAACCTTCCAAGTGGTAATGCACGTGAGAGTTTCCTCATTGAACTGGATTTTCCAGTGGTCTCAATAACGAAATTTGATGGTGCTGATGAGGTTTCAACCATTTCTAAAAGCTTGAGCGGTGCTTCTGTTATTGAGATACATAAAACAACTGCAAGCGATGACTTCTTA GTGGAGCTCCCATCGGGAGATGCAGTTGTGGAAGTAGAGCcgctatttgatgaaatacaaaaaTGTGCAGGGAGAGGGATAATCATCACCGGGCGCGCTCCTCCTGGATCAAGATTCGACTTTTATAGTCGATTTTTCTGCCCAAAGCTGGGGGTGAATGAG GATCCTGTATGTGGAAGTGCACATTGTGCTCTGGCACCATACTGGAGCAAGAAGCTTGGAAAATGTGATTTTTTAGCTTATCAG GCATCTCCAAGAAGTGGTTTAATTGATCTGCATCTTGATGAGAAGAATCAGCGAGTGCTGTTCCGAGGGAAAGCCATAGCAGTGATGGAAGGTTCCCTCTTGGTTTAA
- the LOC140831959 gene encoding uncharacterized protein isoform X2, producing the protein MAKIPVRYCVVDAFTDAAFKGNPAAVCFLEEERDEEWLQAVASEFNISETCYLTRLAESPDVPRFRLRWFTPVAEVKLCGHATLAAAHFLFVYGLVSSDVIEFSTLSGILTAKRVPDPSNLPSGNARESFLIELDFPVVSITKFDGADEVSTISKSLSGASVIEIHKTTASDDFLVELPSGDAVVEVEPLFDEIQKCAGRGIIITGRAPPGSRFDFYSRFFCPKLGVNEDPVCGSAHCALAPYWSKKLGKCDFLAYQASPRSGLIDLHLDEKNQRVLFRGKAIAVMEGSLLV; encoded by the exons ATGGCCAAGATCCCCGTCAGATACTGCGTGGTGG ATGCATTTACCGACGCCGCATTCAAGGGAAACCCAGCGGCGGTTTGCTTCTTGGAAGAGGAGAGAGATGAAGAGTGGCTGCAGGCGGTGGCATCTGAGTTTAACATATCCGAGACTTGTTACTTGACTCGGCTTGCTGAATCACCCGACGTCCCCAGGTTTCGTCTTCGCTGGTTCACTCCTGTTGCTGAG GTCAAACTCTGTGGACATGCAACTTTAGCAGCAGCTCATTTTCTCTTTGTATATGGACTGGTGAGTTCTGATGTGATTGAATTTTCAACTCTTTCGGGGATATTGACAGCCAAAAGAGTGCCGGATCCATCCAACCTTCCAAGTGGTAATGCACGTGAGAGTTTCCTCATTGAACTGGATTTTCCAGTGGTCTCAATAACGAAATTTGATGGTGCTGATGAGGTTTCAACCATTTCTAAAAGCTTGAGCGGTGCTTCTGTTATTGAGATACATAAAACAACTGCAAGCGATGACTTCTTA GTGGAGCTCCCATCGGGAGATGCAGTTGTGGAAGTAGAGCcgctatttgatgaaatacaaaaaTGTGCAGGGAGAGGGATAATCATCACCGGGCGCGCTCCTCCTGGATCAAGATTCGACTTTTATAGTCGATTTTTCTGCCCAAAGCTGGGGGTGAATGAG GATCCTGTATGTGGAAGTGCACATTGTGCTCTGGCACCATACTGGAGCAAGAAGCTTGGAAAATGTGATTTTTTAGCTTATCAG GCATCTCCAAGAAGTGGTTTAATTGATCTGCATCTTGATGAGAAGAATCAGCGAGTGCTGTTCCGAGGGAAAGCCATAGCAGTGATGGAAGGTTCCCTCTTGGTTTAA